The Mucilaginibacter mallensis genome has a segment encoding these proteins:
- a CDS encoding ABC transporter permease yields MIKNYIKITLRNMWKYKTFTFINVVGMAVAFGAVLLLALTAFYELSYDDFHINKSNIYEVYLEEHHANDVEADAAMPVPITPALKAEFPDVVHASRYGDFGGSVLRYGNKEFNYDVRCVDQDFFKMFTFPIVKGNDQNPLSDKNDVVITEKTAKSIFGDVNPVGKLIELKINNQWKSLNISAVAADPPQNSSLDFNLLCRFEQHPDYEVAKTLWEDRFHNVFVQLPANEKQAGFEQKLKSFVHKYYAASIKQLRHDGAQSDKEGEVLRLRLIPMADVHFSPIASQSRAVSKFYPYLVLLISIFILFIACTNFINLSLGRAFTRAKEIGVRKVIGATKQQLITQFCSESLVICGVSLILGAVAAYSLMPQYKLLFNQQLSLNVLSSPLVILYFLGGFVLISLIAGGYPAWLMAIQNTSQAVKGKVVAGKANGLRNSLMVVQFALSALLIICTVITWQQLNFMRNKPLGYDKSQVVSIPIGSNIEPERALQLMRSKLAAYPDVVSVTGTDMNLGTGLDNSASTSIMTFSYKGKNVKTNWLRVDYDYVKTLGLQVVNGRDFSRTYGADTTVVLINQKMAEQLGETNPVGAIFPTDGAKLQVAGVVKDFNFKSLHQQIAPLTMVIRPTWPVNYILVKVKPANLPASMAIINKVWKDVNPRSQAESSFLDENVDRQYKKETRLSKIFITGAVIAIAISCMGLFAIVILIITQRTKEIGIRKVLGASVNSIVYLVAQDFLKLVLIAVCIASPIAWYAMNKWLQDFAYRIQIEWWVFVMAGVIAIIIAFITISFQSVKAAIANPVKSLRSE; encoded by the coding sequence ATGATAAAAAACTATATAAAGATCACCCTAAGAAACATGTGGAAGTACAAAACTTTCACATTTATTAATGTAGTGGGGATGGCTGTGGCATTCGGTGCGGTATTGTTGCTGGCGCTTACTGCCTTTTATGAGCTCTCATATGATGATTTTCATATAAATAAGAGCAATATATACGAGGTATATTTGGAAGAACACCATGCCAATGATGTAGAGGCCGACGCGGCTATGCCTGTGCCCATTACACCGGCATTAAAAGCTGAGTTCCCTGATGTTGTACACGCATCGCGCTATGGTGATTTTGGCGGCAGCGTATTACGGTACGGGAATAAGGAGTTTAATTATGATGTAAGGTGCGTTGATCAGGATTTCTTTAAGATGTTCACTTTCCCAATTGTAAAGGGAAATGATCAGAATCCGCTTAGTGATAAAAATGATGTAGTAATAACTGAAAAAACGGCTAAAAGTATTTTCGGGGATGTAAATCCGGTAGGTAAGCTTATTGAGTTAAAGATTAATAATCAATGGAAAAGCCTTAATATATCTGCAGTGGCTGCTGATCCGCCGCAAAATTCAAGTTTGGATTTTAACTTATTGTGCAGGTTTGAGCAGCATCCTGATTATGAAGTAGCTAAAACCCTGTGGGAAGACAGGTTCCACAATGTTTTTGTACAGTTACCTGCAAATGAAAAACAAGCCGGATTTGAGCAAAAACTAAAAAGCTTTGTACATAAATACTATGCTGCAAGTATAAAACAATTAAGGCATGACGGTGCCCAGTCTGACAAGGAAGGCGAAGTTTTACGCCTGCGCCTAATACCAATGGCCGATGTCCATTTTAGTCCTATAGCATCACAAAGCAGGGCGGTTAGCAAGTTTTACCCGTACCTGGTTTTATTAATAAGCATATTTATTTTATTTATAGCCTGTACCAATTTCATCAACCTGTCATTAGGCCGGGCATTTACACGGGCTAAGGAAATAGGCGTGCGTAAGGTAATTGGTGCTACAAAACAACAACTTATCACCCAGTTTTGCAGCGAATCATTGGTGATTTGCGGTGTATCGTTAATACTGGGGGCAGTAGCGGCTTATTCGCTTATGCCGCAATACAAACTGTTGTTTAATCAGCAATTATCATTGAATGTGCTAAGCTCTCCATTAGTTATTTTATACTTTTTGGGTGGTTTTGTTTTAATAAGCCTGATAGCCGGCGGCTACCCCGCATGGCTGATGGCTATACAAAATACATCGCAGGCAGTAAAGGGTAAAGTTGTTGCAGGCAAGGCCAATGGCTTGCGGAATAGCTTAATGGTTGTTCAGTTCGCATTATCAGCGTTGCTGATAATTTGCACGGTTATTACCTGGCAGCAGCTCAATTTTATGCGTAATAAACCGTTGGGCTATGATAAAAGCCAGGTGGTCAGCATCCCGATAGGCAGCAATATTGAACCTGAAAGAGCGCTGCAATTGATGCGATCAAAGTTGGCAGCTTACCCTGATGTGGTAAGTGTAACCGGTACTGATATGAATTTAGGTACAGGGCTGGATAACAGCGCATCAACCTCGATCATGACGTTTAGTTACAAGGGTAAGAATGTTAAAACCAATTGGCTTAGGGTTGATTACGATTATGTAAAAACGCTGGGCCTGCAAGTGGTGAACGGTCGTGATTTTTCCCGAACATACGGTGCCGATACTACGGTTGTGCTCATCAACCAAAAAATGGCTGAACAGTTGGGCGAAACGAACCCGGTTGGTGCAATATTCCCTACCGATGGTGCCAAATTACAGGTTGCGGGTGTTGTTAAGGATTTTAATTTTAAATCCCTTCATCAGCAGATAGCTCCGCTTACTATGGTTATACGCCCAACGTGGCCTGTAAATTATATACTGGTAAAGGTAAAACCTGCTAACCTGCCTGCAAGCATGGCAATTATCAATAAGGTATGGAAAGATGTAAACCCACGTTCGCAAGCTGAATCATCGTTCCTTGATGAAAACGTCGACCGCCAATATAAAAAGGAAACCAGGTTATCTAAAATCTTCATAACAGGCGCAGTTATAGCTATCGCGATATCGTGCATGGGCTTGTTTGCCATAGTGATATTGATAATAACCCAACGCACCAAAGAGATCGGCATCCGTAAGGTATTGGGCGCAAGCGTAAACAGCATTGTTTATTTAGTAGCGCAGGACTTTTTAAAACTGGTATTAATAGCTGTATGCATAGCCTCGCCAATAGCGTGGTATGCCATGAACAAATGGTTGCAGGATTTTGCCTATCGCATACAAATAGAGTGGTGGGTGTTTGTAATGGCCGGAGTAATAGCCATTATTATAGCCTTTATAACCATAAGCTTTCAATCAGTTAAAGCAGCAATTGCAAACCCGGTTAAGAGCTTGCGGTCCGAATAA
- a CDS encoding ABC transporter permease, translating into MIKSYFKIAWRNLIKSKFYTAINIAGLTVGLAVGLLILLWVNDELSFDKFNTKADNIYRIEAQIGTGGTQQIWGGIQAPVATFGLKEVPGIVNAVRIVENWNYSLYKYRDKSLDVGDNGAFYTDPSLFKVFDFKLLEGNPNHPFPNDQSIIITQKTAKRFFGNADPMGKVLQADNHDNYTVAGVAADMPGNSSIKFDMLFSINVIAKKNYDGKGYWKTMDSDWGDYFYDTYLQLQPGLSAQAVADKLTQIHIKNQPGEGSANIKYLSQPLGKMHLYNADGSPSGIQTVRVFLIVAILILLIACINYVNLSTARAMLRAKEVSVRKIIGAGKKQLFIQFVVETILFFSIALVLAFVLIEALMPLYNNVSGKQMEFNLLDAGVWKVVGITVVATLAASSIYPAFLLSSFKPINALKGKLSLGVGNTTFRKTLVVCQFVFSIGLIIGTLIINSQLKFIREKELGYDKSYVFTFGMRDMQKNYESVRSQLLSQPGIKDVTTASDNIVSLGGNTGDTDWDGKAPGSSFEIHPLGISKNYVDFFKLKIIQGGNFIGIKADTAHYILNETAVREAGIKDPIGKRFKLHNQNGIIIGVVKDFHFASLKQKIEPVIFFYTPDNWRMFVKTTGKDAPLALASVQKAWKQYNPAFPFDYEFLDQTFNDMYKVDQRSGTLFSWFTGIAILISCLGLFGLATYTAQVKVKEIGIRKVLGASVANITTMLSKDFLVLVVVSIVIATPIAWYAMNKWLQAFAYRIEIRWWIFALAGVLAIVIAFITISFQAIKAAIANPVKSLRSE; encoded by the coding sequence ATGATAAAGAGCTATTTTAAAATCGCCTGGCGAAATTTGATCAAGAGCAAATTTTATACCGCCATTAACATTGCCGGCCTTACAGTTGGGCTGGCTGTAGGTTTGCTTATTTTACTATGGGTAAACGATGAGTTGAGCTTTGATAAGTTCAATACCAAAGCTGATAATATTTACCGTATTGAAGCACAAATAGGTACCGGCGGCACACAGCAGATCTGGGGTGGCATACAGGCCCCTGTTGCTACTTTTGGCTTGAAGGAAGTCCCCGGCATAGTAAATGCCGTGCGTATAGTAGAAAACTGGAATTACTCTTTGTACAAATACCGTGATAAATCATTAGACGTTGGCGATAATGGCGCGTTTTACACCGATCCGTCTTTATTTAAGGTTTTTGATTTTAAACTACTGGAAGGCAATCCTAACCATCCTTTTCCTAATGATCAGTCTATCATTATCACCCAAAAAACAGCCAAACGTTTTTTTGGCAATGCGGACCCGATGGGGAAAGTATTACAGGCCGATAACCACGATAACTATACCGTAGCCGGTGTTGCGGCCGACATGCCGGGCAACTCCAGTATTAAATTCGATATGCTTTTTTCTATCAATGTAATAGCAAAAAAGAACTATGATGGCAAAGGCTACTGGAAAACTATGGATAGCGACTGGGGCGACTATTTCTATGATACCTATTTGCAACTGCAGCCGGGCCTTTCAGCACAAGCGGTTGCCGATAAGCTTACACAAATCCATATAAAAAACCAACCGGGTGAGGGCAGCGCGAATATAAAATACCTGTCGCAGCCTTTGGGGAAAATGCATTTGTATAATGCGGATGGTAGCCCATCAGGTATACAAACCGTCAGAGTGTTTTTAATTGTGGCTATTCTTATTTTATTGATCGCTTGTATCAACTATGTAAACCTTTCAACCGCGCGTGCTATGCTGCGGGCAAAGGAAGTAAGCGTGCGTAAAATAATAGGCGCGGGCAAAAAGCAATTATTCATTCAGTTTGTGGTCGAAACAATTTTGTTTTTCTCCATAGCGCTTGTGCTTGCTTTTGTGCTGATTGAAGCATTAATGCCTTTATACAACAATGTATCGGGCAAACAAATGGAGTTTAATTTGCTGGATGCAGGTGTTTGGAAAGTGGTAGGTATTACCGTAGTCGCTACACTCGCGGCATCCAGCATTTATCCTGCATTTTTATTGTCGTCATTTAAGCCGATCAACGCGCTTAAGGGTAAACTATCTCTGGGTGTTGGTAACACAACATTCCGTAAAACGCTGGTGGTTTGTCAGTTTGTATTTTCTATTGGTTTGATCATCGGTACACTGATCATCAACAGCCAGTTAAAATTCATCAGGGAAAAAGAACTTGGTTATGATAAATCCTACGTATTTACATTCGGTATGCGCGATATGCAAAAGAATTATGAATCTGTGCGTTCACAATTATTGAGTCAACCGGGCATAAAAGATGTTACCACCGCCAGCGATAATATTGTAAGCTTAGGCGGTAATACCGGTGATACCGATTGGGACGGTAAAGCACCCGGCAGTAGTTTTGAGATCCATCCATTGGGTATCAGCAAAAATTATGTCGACTTTTTTAAACTGAAAATTATACAGGGAGGCAATTTTATAGGTATAAAGGCCGATACCGCGCACTATATCCTTAACGAAACCGCGGTACGTGAGGCTGGCATCAAGGATCCGATAGGTAAACGTTTTAAGCTGCACAATCAGAACGGGATCATTATTGGCGTGGTGAAGGATTTCCACTTTGCATCGCTCAAACAAAAAATTGAGCCTGTCATATTCTTTTATACTCCTGACAATTGGCGCATGTTTGTAAAAACAACAGGTAAGGATGCTCCACTGGCCCTGGCTTCAGTGCAAAAAGCCTGGAAACAATATAACCCTGCCTTTCCTTTCGATTATGAATTTCTGGATCAAACCTTCAATGATATGTACAAAGTCGATCAGCGTTCAGGTACACTGTTCAGTTGGTTTACGGGTATAGCTATTTTAATATCATGCCTGGGTTTATTTGGCCTGGCTACTTATACCGCGCAGGTAAAGGTAAAGGAGATAGGTATTCGTAAAGTATTAGGGGCTAGTGTTGCCAATATTACCACCATGCTTTCAAAAGACTTTTTAGTATTGGTAGTGGTATCCATTGTTATCGCAACGCCAATAGCCTGGTACGCCATGAACAAATGGCTGCAGGCTTTTGCCTACCGGATAGAAATACGATGGTGGATATTTGCTTTAGCCGGAGTACTGGCAATTGTGATAGCCTTTATAACTATAAGCTTTCAGGCTATAAAGGCGGCTATTGCAAACCCGGTTAAGAGCTTACGGTCGGAATAA